The proteins below come from a single Malus domestica chromosome 03, GDT2T_hap1 genomic window:
- the LOC103432673 gene encoding probable pectinesterase/pectinesterase inhibitor 41 translates to MANLQLFSMSKISVLILLLSTCFASPSLAADANPVSKQTICKFTPNPTYCNSVLPNQTSNAYDFGRYAAQKSLSQSLKFLNLVDKYLRSHSATLSQNAVLALQDCQFLAGLNVDFLASSLETLNNTNYPTLSDSKTNDIQTMLSAILTNQQTCLDGIQATASSWSVKSGLSVPLSNDTKLYSVSLALFNKAWVPKNKKKKGRKLLDNQINVDDVLVKEIVTVSQDGSGNFTTINDAVAAAPNKSEASKGYFLIYIKAGVYEEYVTIDKKKKYLMMVGDGINQTVLTGDRNVADGNWTTFKSATFAVVGQGFVAVNMTFRNTAGPWKHQAVAVRNGADLSTFYRCSIEGYQDTLYTHSMRQFYRECDIYGTVDFIFGNAAVVFQNCNIYPRLPMSGQFNAVTAQGRTDPNQNTGTLIHNCTIRAADDLALSDGGTKTYLGRPWKEYSRTIYMQSFMDGLIDQDGWHEWDGDFALSTLYYAEYDSSGPGSDTKSRVAWAGYHVIDASDASNFTVSNFLLGDAWLPQTGVPFSGGLY, encoded by the exons GTTCTCATCCTTCTTCTTTCGACGTGTTTTGCATCTCCATCTTTAGCTGCAGATGCAAATCCAGTCTCCAAGCAAACCATTTGCAAATTCACCCCAAACCCTACATACTGCAACTCCGTCCTCCCCAACCAGACCTCAAATGCCTACGACTTTGGCCGCTATGCTGCGCAAAAGTCGTTATCACAGAGTCTCAAATTCCTTAACTTGGTGGACAAGTATCTCCGAAGCCACTCTGCCACTCTCTCACAAAACGCTGTCCTCGCTCTCCAGGATTGCCAGTTTCTTGCAGGGCTCAATGTAGATTTTCTTGCAAGCTCCCTGGAAACCCTAAACAACACCAATTATCCAACACTTTCTGACTCGAAAACCAACGACATCCAGACCATGCTCAGCGCCATCTTAACAAACCAGCAAACATGTTTGGATGGCATACAAGCCACAGCTTCATCTTGGAGTGTAAAAAGTGGTCTTTCGGTTCCACTCTCTAACGACACCAAACTGTACAGTGTTTCTCTGGCCTTGTTCAACAAGGCATGGGTGCctaagaacaagaagaagaaggggagaAAACTGCTTGATAATCAGATCAACGTTGATGACGTGTTGGTCAAGGAAATAGTGACTGTGAGTCAGGACGGAAGTGGGAACTTCACCACCATAAACGATGCCGTTGCAGCCGCTCCAAACAAGTCTGAAGCCTCTAAAGGTTACTTCTTGATTTACATCAAGGCAGGAGTTTATGAAGAGTATGTGACCATTGACAAGAAAAAGAAGTACCTCATGATGGTTGGCGATGGCATCAATCAGACTGTCCTCACTGGCGACCGAAATGTTGCAGATGGAAACTGGACAACTTTCAAATCAGCAACATTTG CTGTAGTTGGACAAGGGTTTGTGGCAGTCAACATGACGTTTCGTAACACCGCCGGGCCCTGGAAGCACCAAGCAGTCGCGGTTCGAAACGGGGCTGATCTATCCACATTCTATAGGTGCAGCATTGAAGGGTACCAAGACACCTTATACACACATTCTATGAGGCAATTCTACAGAGAATGTGACATCTATGGCACCGTAGACTTCATATTTGGTAATGCTGCAGTTGTCTTCCAAAACTGCAACATTTATCCCCGCCTGCCGATGAGCGGCCAATTCAATGCGGTCACGGCTCAAGGTCGAACTGACCCGAACCAAAACACGGGCACTTTGATTCACAATTGTACCATACGAGCTGCCGATGATCTGGCTTTGAGCGACGGTGGTACAAAGACTTATCTCGGAAGGCCATGGAAAGAGTATTCTAGGACAATTTACATGCAATCCTTCATGGATGGTTTGATTGATCAAGACGGTTGGCATGAATGGGATGGAGATTTTGCCCTAAGCACTTTGTATTATGCGGAGTACGATAGCAGTGGACCCGGTTCGGACACTAAAAGCCGAGTTGCATGGGCGGGCTATCATGTGATTGATGCTAGTGATGCTTCAAATTTTACAGTATCCAATTTCTTGCTGGGAGATGCTTGGCTGCCTCAAACTGGAGTGCCTTTTTCTGGTGGCTTATACTAA